The Candidatus Neomarinimicrobiota bacterium genomic sequence CGAAGATGTAGTCGCTTCTCTGTATGAGGCCAGCCGTTCCGATCCGGAGTTCTTTGCCGGAGCACGATCAAAAAGTCAGTGCATCCGCAGGTGGAAACGCGATATCACCATTTCGAAGCGGTCTGTTGGCGTCAGAAACCATTCGTTCGTGAAATATGAACAACTCGTGGACGAGCCCAAGGAAAACCTCTCTCGCCTCTGTGATGAATTAGGACTGAAGTTCTCTGACCAGATGCTGGACTACCGGGCGGCCGCCGAAAAATTCGTTCTGCCGGAAGAGAGCTGGAAGAAAAAGGCTAAGGAGACGCTGGAAAAGAGTAGCAAGTTTGAGCAGGTGTTTTCAGCCGATGAACAAACCTATATACGACAGAAAATCCGTACCATCGATCTGACCCCATTCGACAACTGACTTCTAATCTGAAATCAGTTTCAACAGTCGACTTTTCTTCTCGCCCCACTGCCGCAATTTCACTTCTTTCAGTTGATGAATCTTTCCGGCGTAATTCTCCAACTCCTCCCCTATTGTCGAGAGCGCCACATCGATCTCGGCAGTTCCGTTGCCAGCGTACAGTGCAGCGTCACCGAAGTAATTACGTAGTGTCGAGGTATTAGATACTATGACTGGCTTAGCCAGCGAAAGGGCTTCATATCCGCTTGACAGAAGTGTCATCTCCCTTTTGGTGAGGGCGATAATGAAATCGGCTGAACTTAACAGCTTAACATAACTCTCATCCGATATGAATCCGGTGAATATGATATTCCGTCGTTCGTAACGGTTTATAGGGAAGTCAGCCAGCTTGGTGTCGCCGGTGATTGAGAACATGACCTCGGAATGAAGCACCGCAGCCTCCAAAAATTCTTCCACCGGTTCATCTGATGCAAAGCGGTTAATAAACACCGCTTGCTTCGCTCCAGGTTGCGGCTTCTTTTCTTCCATGGACTCTAAACCAAATTCGGGCAAAGGATCTTCCAGCACAAAAAGCTTATCTTTAACAACCGGGAATTTTGCCTTCAAATACTCACTCGACTCTTGATTATGAACCAGTATCAGGTCTGACCTTTGCCAAAGGAAAAGACTTAAACCACGAGCAAAGAAAAAATCGTAATCGGTATACGCCGCGGTATGAAGGTCAGGTACGACTTTACATTCAGAAAAGAATTTGTAGAATAGTGCGGCGGTAGTGACAAAAGGGTGCGCCTGGAACGTGAAAACGACATCAGGCTTGGCGCTGAACAGCTTCACCAGTGTCTTGATGAAGTTGACTCCGAGCTTGAAGACAGTCAGAAGAGCCGGTCCTTCTCTTCTGTCGAGGCGATAGTAGTCAGCACCGAGCTGGCGCGAAAGTTGTTCACTGCGTCGTGACACCTTCGTCCAGGCGACGAAAAGCAATGATATACTGTTGTTACCGGATGATTCTGAAATAGCCACTCAGTCGTAGTATTTTTTGCTGAACCCGACCCATTCATCCTGACCAAGAATGAACCGCTTGAAAAAAGCTAGCATGAATCCGAAGCCGTAGCCGAATATCTGTGCGCAAATTACCAGCGGCAAGTAAGGCGCCACTGTAGCGTCGCGTTGCCTGATAGCCCCTAAAATAGAAAGTGCCAGCAAGAGCCCCAAACCTAATTCGAAGAAAGCGCCAAATTCCTCCGGATCAGCAAAAAATCCCAGCATAACGAGACATGATACAAGCGTTATTGTGGATGGAACAAAATGCAGAGGTTCCAGCATTTTTCTGTCGATCTTACCCAAGTTTACCCTCGCCACTCCCCAGTTGAACACCTGCCTGAAGAAACGGCGCAGTGATGTTCTTCTTCGATGATACACGACGGCATCTGCAACGTGGGCAACAGTAGCACCACTCTTAATAATCCTGTGGCTCAGCTCTATATCCTGACCGTGACGTAACTCGCCAAACCCTCCCACTTTCCGGTAGAGATCCAGCGTCATTCCCATGTTGTGACTCCTGGGATAAAACTTCGCCAGCGGCCGATGGCTGTGACCGCGGAGCCCTCCTGTCGTTAAAAAGGATGTCATGGAAAAATCTATCGCTCTTTGCAGAGGCGTGAAATCTCCTTTGGAAGCGTCGGGCCCTCCACAGGCGTCAAACTTCTCATCAGTGTACTTCTCATAGATGGTCTTCAGCCAGTCAGGATCAGCTTCACAATCGGAATCGATAAACATGAGTAACTCGCCCTGGGACTCTTCTACTCCCTCGTTGCGGGCAGCGCCCGGCCCTTCATTCTCTTTCTTGATATATCGTAACTGGAAATCGACCTTTGCTATCCACTCCTTAACCACTGCCGCGCTGGTATCAGTTGAACCGTCATCAACAAGAATCATCTCAAAAAGATCGTTCGCCAACGTCTGCTTGCCGATTGATTCAATCAGGAAAGGGAGTTCGGCAGCCCTGTTGAAAGCCGGCGTTATAACGCTTATAATGGGACGATCTGGCAGATCAATGCTAGAATTGATATCAGCGCTACCTAAGAAAATTGGCTGTTTTTTGAAACGGTTTCCTGAACAATTTCACCTCCCCGTGTGGTCGACTGGGCAATCATTTCACCGAGAAGCCCAATTGAAATGAACTGAACACCGAGAATAATCAGGAGCACACCAAAGACAAGGAGTGCCATATGCAGCCGGAACGGGTCACCCAGACCGTACTTGAGGTAGAGAACCCAGAGATTGACAAGTGTTCCTATCATCAGACTGAGGAGGCCAAATACGCCAAAAAGGTGTAAGGGGCGGCGGGTATATCGGCTTAGGAACAGGACGGTCAACAGATCAAACATGCCGCGAAAATAGCGCTCGCGGCCAAACTTTGTGTCGCCGTATTTCCGCGGTCTATGATTCACCATCTTCTCCGTGACACGGAAGCCTCTCTTACCAGCCAGCACCGGGATGTAACGGTGCATACCTCCATATATATCAAGCGCCTTGACGACACTGTTACGGTACGCTTTCAGCCCACAGTTAAAATCGTGAATCTGGATACCGGTCAGCAGGCGGGTCGTGAAATTGAACAGTTTCGATGGCAGTCTTTTTGACGCAGGATCCTTGCGCTCCTTTTTCCAGCCGGAAACGAGATCATAGCCTTTTTTCAGCTCGTCCACCAGACCAGGGATTTCGGAAGGGTCATCCTGAAGATCGGCATCCATAGTAACAACATAGTCTCCGCTGGCCCTGCGAAAACCGGCAGCAAGAGCCGCGGACTTGCCGTAGTTTCGTAAAAACCGGGTCACCTCAATTCTCCCGTTTTCGCCAGCTTGCTCCTTCGCCAATTCAAAAGAACCGTCGGTACTGCCGTCATCAACCACCTGAATCTCATAATCGAACCTGTCTTCCAGAACAGTCGTCACTTCTTGTAGTAAATCAGGAAGTGATTCGCACTCATTGTAAACGGGGATTACTATGGAAATTTTTTCAGTAGGCATGACGATGAAATTACTTTTCCAACTTCTCGCGAAGGCGCTCGTTATCTGTGTCGATTCCCAGCGCTTTTCCGTAGTAGTCCAAAGCTTCGGCCCGGCGATCCAATTTGATGAGCACATCACCGAGATGTTCCAGAACAACGGCATTGTCTTCCTCTATCCGGATCGATGCCTGGATATACTGCAACGCTTGCTTGTACTTGTTACTTTTATAGTAGATCCAGCCGATTGTATCAAGATAGGCAGCGTTTTCCGGCTCCAGATCGATCGCCTTATGTGCCATTTGAAGAGCATCATCCAGTCTCATATCTCTCTCGGCAAGTGTATAACTGTAATTGTTGAGTGCCTGGCTGTCGCTCTGATCCAATAGAAGGAGATCTTCGTATAGTTGCAGCGAAGATTGCCATTCGCCGAGATGGTTGTGCACGGTGGCGAGCAGGTGTTTGGCCGGCCGGGAACCTTTTTCAATCTCAAGCGCTAAAAGAAGACTTTTCTTTGCCAGCTGGTAGTTTTCTTCCATACTGTAGCTGTTGCCGAGCAGGTAGTGTACGACAAAGCTTTCAGGGTAACGCTCTCTCGCATCCATAAGTACAGCAATAGCGGCAAGTGTCTTTTCCAGATTAATTTGTGCAAGGGCCAGGTTGGTATACCCAACGGGCTCCTGTGGAAATTCCTCCACCAGTTGCAAGGAATAAGCTTCCGCCGCTTGATAATTTTCGCTATCGAGGGCCATTCGGCCTAGAAAATAGAGAACTGTGCTCGTCTGGTGACCGTCTTCAAAAAGAGCGTAAAAAAGAGAGTCCGCTTTCTGGAAATCACCGTTGTTAAAATAGAGCCTTCCCAACTGTTCCAGAACCGATCGGTCGTTATTGGTCAGATTAATCAGACGTTCCAAACCACCGATTGCCTGCGAGAATTTCTGGAGATAGATTGCCAGTTCACTGAATCTGCGCCAGTACTGCACACTGTTAGGCGCGGCTTCAGTGAGAATCCTGTAAGCTTCATAGGCCGATTCATAGTCCTTCCTTTCGACAGCAATTTCAGCTGCCCTGCTCAAAGCTTGATGCTGGGATGAATCATCCCGGTAAATCTGCCACAGCAACTCTTGGGCCGTTTCAGATTGACCCTTTCTACGCAGTACTTCGGCAAGAATGAATCTGAATTCATAGTCTTCAGGATAGAATTCAGAGAGAAGCGAATAGTGTTCTTCAGCACGATCAAGATTGTTTCTCATCAGAAACTGCTGCGCTAACATTTCCCTAGCTTCCCTGTCTTTAGGATCAATCATCAACGCTTGGTTCAATCGTTCTATGGCTCTTTCGAACTTGCCGATTCTGAGATACGCATCAGCAAGCGAGGTGAGAATCGAAGTTGCTGCTGGATCGTACTCCAGCGCATCTTGGAATTCAAGAATTGCCATGGCATAATTACTCTGAGACATTTGAAGCTCACCCTCCATAAAATGGGCGAGTGCCTTGGTGTTCACTTCATGGGGCTGTGCCTGATCCTCAGCTAGCGCTGGCACATCGGGTTCAGGCTGAACGGTGGGTGCGACAGCACATCCACCTATAAAGAATGTGCCGAGTAGACACAGCTTAGAGAGGTGTTCTGATCTCATTTCCTTTTCTTCTCGTCTGAAAAATTTATCTTTAGACCTGTGATATCACAAGAAAATTCCCGAATTTGTGCCAATATCAGATACACACAATCCAACCAACCAGAAGGAGAAGATTATGTCGTGTCGTTTTATTCTAAGCCTGATTCTACTCATTAGTTCCCTTTGGTCTATCGATGCGCAATCTTTTCGAGAAAGAAGAGAGACTGTGCAACATCAGTTGGGTCCGCGGAGCGCCATGATATTGACCACCGCCGAGGAGTACAACCGCAATGGCGACGTGGACCATCCGTTCCGCCCTAACAGCGATTACTGGTACCTTAGCGGCCATCACGAACCGATGGGACGATTGATCTT encodes the following:
- a CDS encoding glycosyltransferase yields the protein MAISESSGNNSISLLFVAWTKVSRRSEQLSRQLGADYYRLDRREGPALLTVFKLGVNFIKTLVKLFSAKPDVVFTFQAHPFVTTAALFYKFFSECKVVPDLHTAAYTDYDFFFARGLSLFLWQRSDLILVHNQESSEYLKAKFPVVKDKLFVLEDPLPEFGLESMEEKKPQPGAKQAVFINRFASDEPVEEFLEAAVLHSEVMFSITGDTKLADFPINRYERRNIIFTGFISDESYVKLLSSADFIIALTKREMTLLSSGYEALSLAKPVIVSNTSTLRNYFGDAALYAGNGTAEIDVALSTIGEELENYAGKIHQLKEVKLRQWGEKKSRLLKLISD
- a CDS encoding glycosyltransferase; this translates as MTPAFNRAAELPFLIESIGKQTLANDLFEMILVDDGSTDTSAAVVKEWIAKVDFQLRYIKKENEGPGAARNEGVEESQGELLMFIDSDCEADPDWLKTIYEKYTDEKFDACGGPDASKGDFTPLQRAIDFSMTSFLTTGGLRGHSHRPLAKFYPRSHNMGMTLDLYRKVGGFGELRHGQDIELSHRIIKSGATVAHVADAVVYHRRRTSLRRFFRQVFNWGVARVNLGKIDRKMLEPLHFVPSTITLVSCLVMLGFFADPEEFGAFFELGLGLLLALSILGAIRQRDATVAPYLPLVICAQIFGYGFGFMLAFFKRFILGQDEWVGFSKKYYD
- a CDS encoding glycosyltransferase family 2 protein; the protein is MPTEKISIVIPVYNECESLPDLLQEVTTVLEDRFDYEIQVVDDGSTDGSFELAKEQAGENGRIEVTRFLRNYGKSAALAAGFRRASGDYVVTMDADLQDDPSEIPGLVDELKKGYDLVSGWKKERKDPASKRLPSKLFNFTTRLLTGIQIHDFNCGLKAYRNSVVKALDIYGGMHRYIPVLAGKRGFRVTEKMVNHRPRKYGDTKFGRERYFRGMFDLLTVLFLSRYTRRPLHLFGVFGLLSLMIGTLVNLWVLYLKYGLGDPFRLHMALLVFGVLLIILGVQFISIGLLGEMIAQSTTRGGEIVQETVSKNSQFS
- a CDS encoding tetratricopeptide repeat protein, which encodes MRSEHLSKLCLLGTFFIGGCAVAPTVQPEPDVPALAEDQAQPHEVNTKALAHFMEGELQMSQSNYAMAILEFQDALEYDPAATSILTSLADAYLRIGKFERAIERLNQALMIDPKDREAREMLAQQFLMRNNLDRAEEHYSLLSEFYPEDYEFRFILAEVLRRKGQSETAQELLWQIYRDDSSQHQALSRAAEIAVERKDYESAYEAYRILTEAAPNSVQYWRRFSELAIYLQKFSQAIGGLERLINLTNNDRSVLEQLGRLYFNNGDFQKADSLFYALFEDGHQTSTVLYFLGRMALDSENYQAAEAYSLQLVEEFPQEPVGYTNLALAQINLEKTLAAIAVLMDARERYPESFVVHYLLGNSYSMEENYQLAKKSLLLALEIEKGSRPAKHLLATVHNHLGEWQSSLQLYEDLLLLDQSDSQALNNYSYTLAERDMRLDDALQMAHKAIDLEPENAAYLDTIGWIYYKSNKYKQALQYIQASIRIEEDNAVVLEHLGDVLIKLDRRAEALDYYGKALGIDTDNERLREKLEK